AGACTGCAGGAAGTGCGGTCTGCGCGAGGAGGGGACGAAGGAGCTCGTGCCGAATACGATGACCCGCATGGGTGACGTACTGGCCGGATTTCATGCCGCCTGGGAGTTCGAGTCCGACTCCGTGCTCATCCGCTACGAACGGGGGATTCGAACACCGAAGCTCTTCCAGGCGCTGGGAGAGCGGCGCATCCCCCTGGAGGCGATCTCCGGGGTGACGCTGACTCCCGGCAAGCGGGGCACGGTGGTGTTGCACGCCGAGCCGCGACCGGGGGCGGATCCGCTCATGGAGGCGGCGGCGGGGCAGCTGAAGGAAGGGTGCGATCCGTACCGGCTGGTGCTGCCGGGCGACAAGGAGACGCTCGCCGAGTACTACGCGGACGAGTTGCGCACGCTCCTGAAGGAGGACGACGAGCCGGCCGAACGATTCCTCGTGCCGGCGCCCGAGGTGCCGTTGCAGTTCAAGGCGTACGACGGGAAGGCGTCCTTCGACGGCCGTACCGTGCACTTCCGGTGGTTCTGGACGGGAGCGTCCTCGGCGAAGTGGAAAGCCGGCGACCAGAGTTTCCCGGTGTCCGAGCTGACCGGGGTGGAGTGGCGGTCGCCGGAGGTCTTCGAGGGGCATCTGCGGCTGCTGCGCGGGGAGCCGGGGCCGGTGCAGGCGGATCAGGATCCGGCGGCGGTGGTGTTCGGGCTCGGGTACGGGCCGGTCCATGAGTCGCTGCCGTTCGCGGCGGCGGTCCTGGCGGCCGTACGCCAACGAGGGCCCGCGGCGGCGGTCCCGGCCGTGACCGCACCGCGCCGGGACCCCGCCGACATCGCCGAGCGCATCCGCCACCTCGGAGAACTGCACCAGGCAGGCCTGGTCACCGACGAGGAGTTCTCCGTGAAGAAGGCGGAGTTGCTGGCGGAGCTCTAGCTCACTCCCGGCCCGCGGACGAGAACCGCATGTCCGCGTACCGGTCGCCCGCCACCTGTGCCGCGATCGGCTCCAGGAGCTCCAGCTCCTCCTTGGTGAGCTCGATGCCCGTCGCCGCCGCGTTCTCCTCCACCCTGGCGGGCTTACGGGTGCCCGGGATCGGGATCACCGGGAGGTCGTGCACCGTCGTCTGTTGCTGGACCCAGGCCAGGGCGATCTGGCCCAGGGAGACGCCGTGGGCCTCGGCGACGGTACGGATCGGCTCCAGCAGGGCCGCGTTCGCCGCCGCGTTCTCGCCCGTGAAGCGGGGCTGCTGGCGGCGGAAGTCGTCGGCGGTGAGGTCCTTGTCGGCGTTGGTGAAGGACCCCGTGAGGAAGCCACGGCCGAGCGGCGAGTACGGCACGAGCGCCACGCCCAGCTCGCGGGCCGCCGGGACCACCTTGGCCTCGATGTCACGGCTGAACAGGGACC
This portion of the Streptomyces canus genome encodes:
- a CDS encoding DUF4429 domain-containing protein is translated as MTRMGDVLAGFHAAWEFESDSVLIRYERGIRTPKLFQALGERRIPLEAISGVTLTPGKRGTVVLHAEPRPGADPLMEAAAGQLKEGCDPYRLVLPGDKETLAEYYADELRTLLKEDDEPAERFLVPAPEVPLQFKAYDGKASFDGRTVHFRWFWTGASSAKWKAGDQSFPVSELTGVEWRSPEVFEGHLRLLRGEPGPVQADQDPAAVVFGLGYGPVHESLPFAAAVLAAVRQRGPAAAVPAVTAPRRDPADIAERIRHLGELHQAGLVTDEEFSVKKAELLAEL